Genomic window (Rhododendron vialii isolate Sample 1 chromosome 4a, ASM3025357v1):
tCGGTCCGTAGGACTTTTTGTTCTGAACACAGTACTCAATTTCTTGGAGGCGCCATGTGCAGTGTGACCCGAAAGGGTTGCGGGCTTTTCAAACAAAGCATCATGCTATCTGGCTTTTCAAtccttctaactttttttttgccaaaatggatCAAACAATCGCTTGCTGGGTTGACTCAATTGACATTTACTTTTTGTGAGTCTGAATTTATCCAGAATTAATGGGCACACGTATCTTTCAACACTCCCCACTCCTTTTTCAgattttagtgtatttttcaCAATCAATAGGCAAGCAGTTCTCTTTATCAGcaccaaataattattttttgtttttgccccagttttattttgttggttAAAGACTGTTTATGTGTTAAACATAGTTGCCTTCTTTTATTTACAAAACTAAATTAATTTTCACTATAATATTTTGTTCTCGCTCTCAATATCTTCACCATCTATAATTCAATTTCTTCgcaccaaatgaaaaaataatactaattgagatctttaaattCGTTAGCGcgaagaaatttgaaaaattatgcactAACGTAGTTTAGTTTTTTGTCCTAAAATTACATGTCTTTATAGTGGAGTCTAGGCAGGCAATCATTCACCGCAAGAGTGTATGCCCTTGTTTTGCTTCGAAAAAGAGGGCAGGCAGAGATTCAGTGCAAGGGGGTATGTCCTGGTTTTGGTGAAGGAAAACAATTATCATGCTGATTGCTTTTGAAGGATTGATTTTCTGTCATGATAgaggattttcttttttctttttaaaaaaaataaggctcTAAGATATCAAGCATCAAACATCCTCATTACTCGAGTAAAATGCACGCGTTTATCTTAGTTATGAAGATGGAAGATGCTGCATTTCCATGTTGAGTTATCTGAGAACTTTGCAGAGTAATTTAGAGATATCAGTTCTCGACCCTGAAGTTATGTCGTTTATTATGCTTTGATGAGATATTACATGTTATTGGTATCTTTAATCTCTAGTTAGATATCTGTGTGCTGTAAAATACGATATATGTACACGACTTGTATATATGTGGagggataaataaaaaaagaagagagtaaCTTCTTAGTCAATTTTTGGAGGCATTGCTTATATCCTTCAGTAAACATCAGGCTTTTAGCCTATATGAGTCACAAGTTAGAATACATAACGAAAATAGCAGCCCGGAGGATTCCTTGAATCGTGAAAAAGCCATCTGGAAGCGACAAAGGAGAAGTACATATGGACATCAAAGGCAGTCTAACAACAACAGAACTTCAAATATCGATGACTAAAATGAAAAACACATTGACATATTGAAAACTAAAGCAATCGAACACGATAGAGAGCAGCTGAAACTCTTTCAATGGAAACAGGCCAATGGTATGGATATATCAATGTCCCATAACAACATACCATGGGTAAGCAAGCAAACAATTGAGCCTTTCTTGAACAAGGGATGAGACGAACAAAACTGTGACCCTTTTCCAAAGAAAATACATGAAGCAACCTTTGCTGGGTGAATGCTATAGTTTAACCCTTGCGACTTAATACAAGAAGCTCAATTTGCCCTGCACAATTTTTATACTGAGCACTTTTTAAGACCTCTGAGGATTATCTGATATTTTTTTCCCGTACACTTGTAAGTTCATGAACACTTGGGCCCTTTACTCCTTGTATTTAGAACTTGTTCATTCCAAACATAATATCGTATTTGATCGTGGCTTTGTTGAGGGATCATCAAGGAAAAAATGGCAAGGAAACTGGAGATAAATTTGGCTTCTTGATTTTTTCCCTCCTTTTATCTTTCTCCTCACCTTCATAAATCCTCCAcaaaatccatgatccaaacacagcctgaAGATGAACAAAGAAAATCCATGCTCAGCTGCCATTCTCAGATTTTCAGAGGGTAGTTGAAGCAATCAGgaaccaaaagacaaaagaaattaACACTACCACTAAATCAGATCCCACAACTATGACAATTCATTTCCAAGACAAATTAAACCTAAAGCAGCTCAATGGGCCTTATTTCTTCGACAATTCCATGGTAAACAGAAAGATTACATTTAAATTCACGAGACTGAACAAGAAAAGCGATGGCAGCAGCAGCCCGACTACAGAAAACGCATCATGCCACTCTAAGATGATTCAGAAAAACATTACTTGACAGGAAGGAAAACTTGCAAAGTTATCATAATCTAATTTCTGCATTTCCTTCCACCTATGACAAACACAGTTATGAATGATCTTATTCTACCCGACACCAATCACGATACATGCTCAAGCTtcctcttgtttttcttttgaagcaTAATTTACTCCTCAATCCTGTCCCAGTATTTTCCCTTTCCTTAATCTTGATGATCACTAGTTCAAATTGGTCCAAAAGCTGAGCCCAGCCCATTCCCAGTCGCCAGTTTAATTTAAAACAAATCCCCCGCTGTTCTCCAAGAGAAGGCAACAAATTTAATAAAGCCTTCCAGTGAAGAGGTCTCTCAACACTTTTCTTCAGTTCAAAGCACCCGACATCCATGTCTTTCAAATGATGTCGCCAGCATTTGCTATTGGCAGAACTGCAGCAGCGAggatcttcttctctctccatcaGCATCTCACAGAGTTTTTCTATGAGTGTTTTTTTCAACTTATTGCATGATTTTAAAAACAGCTTAGTAGGATGACAAGTCCAGAACAAGCAATCCAAAAGAGATTCATAACACCTCAAGTCATCAAATGCTCTTACCTCCAAACGCTCTATTACAGGAACCTGATCACACAGAGGAATCCCTTTATAATTATTAATCCCCGTCAGAGTCTTTTTAGGCCATCCAATCAGATTAACCTTCAAAGCCACGGGGCGATTTAGGCTAGAGACAAAATTTCTCAGTCGACCGAACCATttcaaatgatttatttttaaatttccatAGAAAATTGCAACGGGCTTCCACTGCCGTGGGGGACTGGTAATAGTTATAGATAAGCTGGGCATTCTATCATATTTGAATGAAAGTAAGTTAGGAGCATCAACCTTTGCCTCCAACAACCTCCTACATCGCCTGATAATAATGTTCTTAAGACTATGGCTTGATATGTCGATCCCTTTTAACCAATGACAAAAGCTCAGGTTTAACTTCTCCAGCACAGGAAATTTGTGCAAAAGTTCGCGGACAAAATTGTCTGTGATTCCCAAGTTAGTAAGCTTAAGATTCTTAAGATGTGGAGATGAATCAATGTTGAACGTCCCTGGCATGTCCTTAGCAACAGCAATGCATACatgaaaatttgaagagttggcgCACTGATCTCTACTTCCTCCAAGTCCGAGACAGAAACTAGGTTCAGATTATGAAGATTTGCCACCTGCAACCTTTTCAATCCACGACAGCTATGAAGACACAATTCCTTAATTAGAGGGCAACTAGAGATTACATTTTGAATCTTCCTCTTCAGTGAGACAGATTCTCCTCAGACTAAGCATTTTCAAGGAGTACAACTTGATAGTTCCATGACACAGGTGCCTCTTCAATGTAGAACCAAGGAATGAGTAGTCTGATACACTGACTTCTAGCTCTTTGACATGGTTTTGAACTAGAATTCCTATCCAATTGTTGACAAAATAAGCCCATCTGGGATCGATACTGGTTAAATCAAGCCTGCATTTGTCGATGGGTATACCCTCATTGTGATATCTTATCATAGTTTTGTCCACATATTTCAAGAATCTCTCTCTAGCTTCTTCAATCTGGGGATCATCTTTCCATTGAAGGCGTCGAGTGGAAAATCCAAACTAAAAGTCTAAAAACCCatctttaaaacacaattcAGGGCACAACTGCGTTCAAGTGTGTATTGGACGTAGTTGTGTTAGTAACATTACTCAAATCCAAAAGCACAAAACTTGTTCTCGATCACAACGCAAGCGTCGAggatttttttataattttcaagaTGATTCACATATTTATTCAAACCGGGGAGGGAGATTTGGGTTTCATTCCATGTGGGCATGCTCATTAATATAAGCCGAAATTCTTACTAATTCTTTCCGATTACTAGAATGAATTCTTCCAAAAATAATGATTTCAATGAGGTCTATAgtgtgaacgattcagatcgtTGAAAGGTTAAACACGATTTTACAAATCTTCAATTTCTTGATGATAAGCCATGTCAAAAAACTTCGCATCTGGAAAGCAAGAATGTGTATGTTCATTTATGCTTTCACTAATTCACTGTAAAGAACCAGAAGAAACAAGTTTCCAATTGCTCCAATAGTATTCAGCAATTACCCTTAAAACAAGAAGATTCGAACGAATTCAAAAGAATGAGAAAGTTGCAAGACAATGACGAAGACGATTCGAACAAATTCAACTGTCTGAACCGTAGATATGCAAGTTTTACGAGAGAAGCAAgaatgtgtgtgagagagagagagagagagagagagagacgaacatTGCGGTGCTGTGAAGTTGTTGGAGGGAGCTGGAGAGATTGGCGCAAAATTTTGTGTTTACTGTTTCCCCAATCCCAACACCAGTAAATAGGCGTAGTTACAGAACGCGTTTTCGTCATTGTACTTTTATACACCTACTGGCCGCGTttaattactcctggccgcgacAAACTACTCCTGGCCGCGtttaattacacttggccgctaaATATTTGAAAGCGAAATTACTGTACACGCTTTTCTGCTGACAAGATAACTCACAGGTTGAAAATGCGAGGGGTGACGTTGTCATACATAGCTTCGTGTCTCTAAAACGACTGCGTATACAAGTTCCTTGCATCTCCAAAGACGGCGAGACCACGACGCCGTCTCTCCTCGTCATTCCGTCGCCGGCTGCCGTCCCTCAAcgcccacctctctctctctctcaacttctgtaccatctctcTTCTCCCTCCCATAACAGGTACATTTCTCTCCTTGTCAAGTAATAATTACtatatttgttttcattttggatCGATCATACTGTTCATATTTAGGGATTTCAGCATAAAGTgatggttgagagagagagagagagagaggacacaTAGTTAGACATGAATTGAAAAGATCTTGAAAGGAACTTTGCTGGTGAACCAGACGAAAGACTGGTGGTCATTAATCATCTTGACATGGTCTGCAGAATGCATGTGTTTGGAGTAAGAAAATCTGAATACTAATCTACTTAAACACATTCCTGTACTATACTTGAAGTGGTGAATTTCTGATCTCTATACGTCTATACCCTATCTTCCTTGGACTTTTCTTCTCCATTCTTGCCTGCATTTCCTTGGACTTTTCGAAATCCAACACCCTTTTCCCCCTCTTTTAGTAATATCAGCTACAGTACTCAGTATCAAACTGGCCAACAAACTCCCCACCGCCAGCCCTAATCCGGATAGAGACACTGCTATGCTCTTCATGCTCTTAAAAGAGGGTCCTTTTGTGATTTTCCTTTCAGTGAAATCCAAGTTGGGATATGTAGACCATGGTCGTAGCCAAGTCTTGGATAAAACACTGGTTCTAGCCGCTTCCATCGTCAAGAGGCGAGGTAGCATATGATGGATGAGTTCTTTTGGCAACTGCAATGTTCGATCAATGCCTTGGATTGTCATCCCATCCATTCTTCCTTGTTATCTTAATTGCTTTGTAAGAATCTTCTAATTGACAATTTCTTCGACTTATGGGTCGTTACTCTCTTTGTCTCACCCTTTTAAGAGACTTGGATCATAACCCTGTTAGCCCCATAGAAGAAAattgaagaaggagagagattaAGGAAAATTTCCTCCTAATTTCAAACAGCTGGAAATCAACTcctaaggaaagaaaaagattgaTTGTTGAGATTATGAAGATGGAATAATTATGGGCTGATTTTGTGCAACGGCTCGGAGATAACTTTCAATGTTCAATTGGGGATTCCACCTtaaaaatgagaacaaaaacaaTTGCAGAAAAACACAACTCTTGAAGAACATCACATTGAGCTATCTCTTGAAAATTTGTCAGTCATATTGAGAGCTTCATCTTGCATATTCTACACTAGCTTGAGTGTTATCTTTGAACGTTATTGTAAAAGGGATTTCTCACCCTTGTGAGATTGTAACTgtttttttgagtgatttttaGGTAGAAAAAATCATTTGAGTTTAGGTGTAACTAGCGCCGGAGTCTTAGCTAGTTGGGAGTGGATTCGGAGTAATCGCTCGTTGTAAGGTTCTTTAGTACCTGCGAAGCTAGAGGTTTGTAAcgactattggagatagtgtaGCAATTCCCGAGTAGGGCACTTGGGGAGTGAAGTAGGCCATGAAGTTGCGGACCAAACCACGATAAAATCCTCGtgattaatttctctctcccttactcttttcctttctgtttttgcaTATCTTAATTGCTTGAATATCTTGATACTTCCATGAACATTTACCTTACTGTTAATCTGATAATTGCATTGTATTGGATCATTTAGTTTCGGTTATAAAACTGCTCCTCTGATTAATCTGTTTGCTGCAAATTTGCTTTGACTGAGCTTGCTCAGCCTGCTATTCTGTATTTTTAGTCTGCTCAATCTTGCTACTGTGTTGATGTTTCTGTTGTGCTCTTAGTTTTTAAATTGCTATAAGTTAGCGAGAAAcccaattcacccccctcttgggttgcttTCGGACCAACAAGCCCAAACAGTGGTCGATGGTCCTGCATGACGAAAAGCAAACAAATTAGAACCCTTGATGTTCGATTGTCGGAAAATGGAAAGATTACAAGATAACTATACTTTTTATGTTGGAAACACCACAAAATCAGGAAACTACGTAGAACATATCAAGAATGTGGAGTCTATGAACAAGACAACATTAGGCAATACCTATACAATGCTGTTAGGACTAAGGAACATGCTGTTGGATTTTTGCCAGTAACGAGAGAGGCCCACCATCAGACCTCCCTTTCAACTTGAGCCTCCTAAGTCGAAGTTTTGGGCAGCCAAAGATTTGGGGCGCTGGATTTTTCTCAtgcttggccgcaaagaattactcttggctctATTGAATCTGTGCTAGAATGGATGCTTCCTCTTGTCAACTCCTAAGtatttggagggctaagagggtgCTGGAATCTGTGTTAGAATGGATGCTTCCTCTTGTCAACTCCTAAGtctttggagggctaagaggacGCTGGAGATCTAAAACCTTTGGTCAAGATGTCAAGATGCTgcttatctttaaaaaaatccaCTTCTCTTTCAATCTTTGGAGGACCATCAATCCTTATTTGAATGTGGTTGTTCTCTGTCTCGAGGTTAGTCTGATATTTCTGCTGCTGTTTGGtctctcttttcaactcctagCTGTGGGAGGGCTAAGAGCCATTTATGTCTTAGTCTTCATGATGGATTTCCATATTCCAGTGCTTTTTTACTTTCTCTTGAGGACTAAGAGTAGCTGATCAGTGTCTCTTCCTCTCTTCTCAATCCCAACTCCGGGGAGGGCTAAGAGACTAACTGGAATTGCAACCAGCATTAAAGGGCAGGGTATTGATGTGCTGTTTTTAATTACCTCTGTTGAAAAGTATGTGTTTTGCTGCTGCCGGATCAGAACTGAATAATGTTTCTGAATTGCTCTTTCAATGATGTTTTCCCTGTTCTGAATGATGTTTTTTCACGGAGCTTTCTGGGATTAGTGCTTCTGAATGGCTCTTTCAACTCCAACGATTTGGAGGGCTACGAGTTTGTATCCTTAATGGAGCCCAGGTGGTGTCTGATAATGTTAATGAGGATATCCTTCTGTTGCTGGATGGTTGTGATTGTGGCGCCACCTCATTTGCTATCTCAGCTGAGCCTTGGGATGGTGCTTGTGGGAGATCTTGCTGGTAACCTATCTGTGATGGAGAGACCTGCGTTCTAATGGAATTGCTACTGCAGTTTTGTGTCCAATGGAGTGGAGCTGAAGGATGATCGGAATGTTGATCTATTGACACTCATTTCTGAAGGGAAAAGTGGTGGAATTCTGCTACTCTACTGAATTCTGCTACTCCTTCAAGTCCAATGATTTCCTCAAGCTGCTTTGCTCAAAGGAACCTCAAGATGCTTTTCTCAAATGATCACCTTGATATATCCGATCCAAAGGTTTGAAGAAGATGTCTTCGGTTACCAAAGGAGTCCATTttgctgtgttttttttttgacttccAATAGCTGATTTTGAGAGGATGGTTGGATGGCCTATTAGTTTGAGGCTTATTCAATTATCATTGAATGTAtctttttgcctttttcctttttctcttgcCTAGGTCTTATATGgacttcaatttttgaagtgtatATTTGAccttccctcgatgtaccctttgtcgagtttcttaataaaatcttgttacttatcaaaaaaaaaaattacacttggccacaaagaattacttttACTCTTGACCGCCAAGAATTACTTCTAGCCGccaagaattactcttggccacacaTAATTagtcttggccgcaaagaattggGAGACCATAAGtcattctttgcggccaagtgtaattctttgTGGTCAGGAGTAATTGTTGGCGGCTAGATGTAATTGTTGGCGGATAAGAGTAATTTTTCCTcgtcaggagtaattctttgctgccaagagtaatttttcgcggtcaaaagtaattcttcgtggctaattgtaattctttgcgtcagattctttttctttttaactactAGGTAAGAGAACAATATTGTTGTTTAATACAACATGAACTGTTGGTTTAGATGATTTGGAGTTTCATGATCTGTCTGGGATTGTAGATTTTTTGTTGGAGCCTTTTGGGTAGATAGAGTTTCAAACTCTCCTCGTTACTTGGCAATATATAATCTtggaattattttattttttttctaggtGATCAGTTAAAGAAACAACTGCTATAGGGGTGTCACTTTTGAGTGAGTAGACGTTCAGAAAATTGAATTCAAGTTAGAATCTCGTATGATTATACATTTTTAATGTCTCTGATGCTATTTCTGAATGTAACTAACGGAATTAAACAAATTTGTAACATTTGTTGTGTCAGACAATTTTATGAACTTGGTTAGATGAACcatgtttgaaacttattttaaaaatgaaaatttccgagaagtagattttgttgggagaaggaaattttttctaattcaCTGTTATTTGTAATGCTCTTCTTGCATGAGGTGGGACCATACGTACATGCGGGACTCACCTTATGTGGCGTTAAAAACAACCattgtatccaaaaaaaaaaaaaacttcggaAAAGTGggatttgatacttcatttagactATGTTTAGAAAGCATTGGCACGGGCAATTACTAATTCCCAATAAAGAACCCTTAGTGGAGTTAAATAGGGGTCTTGTACTCTAGAGATATTTAAATCCctatccttatttgaataatTAAGTTGGCTTCTagcatttcaaaaaaacccaaCAACACCCTTAATTTACCCTATTTGTTTCCACAATTTAAGCGTTTACTATCAATACCTATGTATTTCACACCTATTGTCCCACATCGTTCCTACATAAGAACGACTGTTTTTCTTATTAACTGTTAGGTGAGCATTCTGTGCTACCAAATCCGGTTACGCAGGCTTGTAACTCGAGTAAGAGCATTAAGGTGGTTGAACGATGAGCGGACTCGCTAAAGTATCACACAACAAAATGAGTTGTGAAATATTACCCGAAATGGATCAAGGAAGGtcaaggacttttttttttttgatcggcaggTCGAGGATATGTTGACTAACTAAATTGGACATTCACTTTTTGCGACTTAATTTTTACGGAATTATTGGGCgaacaaatttcatttttgttttgtcaaaaaaaaataaaaaaatcttcttgTGTGTGTACGATGTTTTAGAATAGGACTAaatggttttctttttcattgcCCTTTTTTTTCACCAATTTTTATCTGATCGGTACGACTATTTATCTGATCGGTACGACTGTTTATTAATCACATGATTGGCTCCTTATGGCTTTCAAAGCTACTAATACTGAAAggaactggaaagaaagaaacttgtcctgTTTCCACATTTGGTTTTACGTACGGTGCACTACAGCGTTTTCCATTCTCTTCTAGTGGTAAAAGTTTTTGTTGGAGTCCACTCGAGAAAGTAAAATTTGAATAGTCACACGGAGACTGATTTTTACTTGCATGCATTTGGATAAAGAGTGAAGTCTGAAATTTACTAATTAGAATCTATAAAAAGAAAGCGTGATTTATGTTGTGTATTGTGATTTCTCATTTGTCAGGAGCATTGCATGACAATACCATATGATTCTTTGGGATTGCATAATAGTTTTGTCCAAATTTTATAAAGGGGGCgtgtctgatttttttttttaattaattaaagaatCAAAGGATTtctttttcaacatttttatttattttttgttttagaatcAACGCCAATGGACCTTACCTACTAGCACTCGGGGATCGAGAACGGAGATAGTAAACCCGGCCCTACCCTGCTGCCTCGTTGCCAACCCTAGATAGCGCAGGAAGGGGGAAACGGGACAGGGGCTGTCTTGGGATGATATTGAAGGCATTTTACGTTAAACCAAGGGTAAATTGAGATATGCATGTTTTGGATGaagtctttattcaattttttttccggatttgttaattttgcaacAATTTTTATTGGAATATTCGTTCGTCCCAATGAGATGCAtctaaaaagaataaaattcatgttcaaaactaaattttttggatttatatTATTGTCTTTAGTAAAAACTTGTTTTGAACATAACTAttaattcctcttgtcgagaagagcaataattcacaaaaaattaagaaagaaatttgACAAAGACAAAAACAATTCTCCGGAATTTAGCCAAAACAAGTTAGTGCGTACTTTGTACAATCAATAGGCAATTACAGTTCTCCTCCCGAACCTCGGGGGATAGCATATGTGTTGCTCGGCCATAGATGACTCAGATTTCATCTTGGTTAGACATTTGAGATCTGTTCGATTGgatgaaatctgagccgtccgtTGCCGAGAATGGACGGCCTGAATGTGGTCAACACCCATGTTGTCTCCTCGGATACTCACACGCATTTGGATAAAGAGTGAAGTCTGAAAATTACTAGACGAACAAGAATGCTATAAGAAGACGAACAATCTATGAAAATAAAGCGTGATTTATGTTGTGTATTGCAATTTCTCATTTGTCGGGAGTATTGCATGACAACACCATCCGGTTCTTTGggacaaaaattttcaaattttttttaagggtttgtgtctgattttattttatttttttcattatagAATAAAAGGATTtctttttcaacattttttcttctaaatAGGATGCccatttaatttcttcttttttgttttagaatcAAATTTTGTTAAGGGTGTGTTTGTGAGAGCGAGAAACTTGCACAGCTCAAATTCGGAAATGGTGGCTCAAATTTCAATGTGgcatttggagagagagagagagagagagagagagagaaatttgagtGAGGGcaaaaaaatggttgaatatCAAGTCAATTCGCATAAGAATGGCATCACGAGTCTTGGTCTGGATTCTCGGCCGTATACTAGGCCATAAAATGGCGAAGGGCACCAAGTGCCAGCTGCAAAACACCAAGCGCAAGTGAGTGCAAGTGAGACTTGCGCTTGGTGTTTTGTAGGTTGCACATGGTGCCCTTAGATGGATAACGACCTCTTTGCTCTTATGTCCTGAGATGGATAGCGAAACAAGTTTGGCAAGTTGACCAGATGGCACTTTGATACGTATAACTTAGTCGTCActcaagaaataaataagtacatAATGTCTGAGATTACACGATTGAGTAGCAATAAAATTACACGAGTTGTATTTTGATTGAGTTTTATCAATTCGTATTTAGATATTTTATCAAGAAAACTTGTATTTAGACAAGGACGGAAGAATTAGAATTCAGTAGAAATTTAATATCTGAGATTCTAAAAGAGCAATGCTATTGGCACCACATTTTATACTCCATAGATATAAGTGTGGTGGACCCCATACAAACACGTATAAAATGCAGTGTCACTAGACTTTTTCATTTTAAACTTGTATGATGAATATTGATGATTAGAAATTTTTGAGTAGAGGACTTGTAGGGCCTCTTTCATTAGAGAACATAAGAGCAGTAAAAGAACAGAGATGCAAGGgggtgagagaaaaaaaatcagctaTCGATGGGGTTGAGCGAGAGCCGAACTACTCTTGAGCAAGGGTTTGACTGGgtttgtaagttttttttttttttttttttacgtattTTGTCAATCTCATATATAGATTGTAGTCTTTGTTTATATCATAGTGGAATATATGTCCCGTGATTCCATGAATATAATAGGTCTTGTTGTTGCTCTTTTTCATGTGTGCTTGTTTATGGATTAAGGATGTCATGGACACGTTGACAGGCTAAACCACGTTCACTTTTTGTGTCTTAATTTTAATGGAATTAATGAGCCAatagattttttcttttatttgtcaAAAATAGAAAGTTCTTCTTGCGCGTATATGATGTTT
Coding sequences:
- the LOC131324054 gene encoding uncharacterized protein LOC131324054, producing the protein MPGTFNIDSSPHLKNLKLTNLGITDNFVRELLHKFPVLEKLNLSFCHWLKGIDISSHSLKNIIIRRCRRLLEAKVDAPNLLSFKYDRMPSLSITITSPPRQWKPVAIFYGNLKINHLKWFGRLRNFVSSLNRPVALKVNLIGWPKKTLTGINNYKGIPLCDQVPVIERLEVRAFDDLRCYESLLDCLFWTCHPTKLFLKSCNKLKKTLIEKLCEMLMEREEDPRCCSSANSKCWRHHLKDMDVGCFELKKSVERPLHWKALLNLLPSLGEQRGICFKLNWRLGMGWAQLLDQFELVIIKIKERENTGTGLRSKLCFKRKTRGSLSIRAAAAIAFLVQSREFKCNLSVYHGIVEEIRPIELL